From a region of the Helianthus annuus cultivar XRQ/B chromosome 5, HanXRQr2.0-SUNRISE, whole genome shotgun sequence genome:
- the LOC110939758 gene encoding polyubiquitin 9-like — protein MMQLIMRTTTCESIFLDVVGSDTFDNVMAKMKEMAHKCSFDYCLCLPSNSLIAEMLLCIRTTTGKTFVLKVVGLDTFDLVKAKIDDICSVDNHDLHWELIPKPKGWWWGGMPIFVRILNGKTFTLSIQSDQKISSLQYQIMKKEDIPGYRQKLFLAGMSLQVGDHTLAHYNIVAGSTLDLVVNEKGVALNTEIYVVTASGKVPVVVNYDLLIKDVKNLIEDKVHIPLKQHRLVYDGEELDDGRLLRTYNFQEKGPFRLVINDTSMEMETRVSMRIQIQVSATKKTIHLDVGSTDTIHDVKAKIQAQEHIPTGQQVLFLHNRRLYVDTFTLEDYSIDNGSTLYLAQVLGETLLT, from the exons ATGATGCAGCTGATCATGAGGACCACCACATGTGAGAGCATCTTTTTGGATGTTGTGGGCTCGGACACGTTTGATAATGTTATGGCGAAGATGAAGGAAATGGCGCACAAGTGCAGCTTTGACTACTGTTTGTGCCTTCCTTCCAATTCCCTCATCGCAGAG ATGCTGCTGTGCATCAGGACCACAACAGGTAAGACGTTCGTCTTGAAGGTTGTGGGCTTGGACACGTTTGATCTTGTTAAGGCGAAGATCGACGACATTTGCAGCGTCGACAACCATGACCTCCATTGGGAACTCATCCCTAAACCTAAGGGTTGGTGGTGGGGGGGAATGCCGATATTTGTGCGTATTCTCAATGGAAAAACCTTCACTTTGTCTATCCAATCGGACCAGAAAATCTCCAGCTTGCAGTACCAGATCATGAAAAAAGAAGATATTCCCGGGTACAGGCAGAAGCTATTCCTGGCCGGAATGAGTCTGCAGGTGGGAGACCATACGCTGGCACACTACAACATTGTTGCGGGTTCCACCCTGGATCTTGTGGTGAATGAAAAGGGAGTGGCGCTAAACACAGAGATTTATGTAGTGACCGCCAGTGGAAAGGTCCCTGTGGTGGTTAATTACGACCTCTTGATCAAAGACGTGAAAAACTTGATTGAAGATAAGGTTCACATTCCCCTGAAGCAGCATAGGCTGGTCTATGATGGAGAGGAGCTTGACGACGGCCGCCTCCTGCGAACTTACAACTTCCAGGAGAAGGGCCCCTTCAGGCTTGTGATCAATGACACATCCATGGAGATGGAGACAAGGGTGTCGATGAGGATTCAGATCCAGGTTTCCGCCACTAAGAAGACCATCCACCTAGATGTGGGAAGCACAGACACCATTCACGATGTGAAAGCCAAGATTCAGGCCCAGGAACACATTCCTACGGGTCAGCAGGTTCTGTTTTTGCACAATAGGAGGCTATACGTGGACACCTTTACCCTTGAAGACTACTCTATCGACAACGGATCCACCCTCTATCTTGCTCAAGTTCTTGGTGAGACGCTTCTCACTTAG